A genomic window from Flintibacter sp. KGMB00164 includes:
- a CDS encoding substrate-binding domain-containing protein — protein MKKALALTLAATMVLGLAACGSSGGSSASGSGSGSGGDSTTVANKDKPVVWYNRQPSNSSTGELDMNALQFNDKTYYVGFDANQGAELQGQMIKEYIEKAIKDGVEIDRNGDGVIGYVLAIGDIGHNDSIARTRGVRNALGTAVEKDGATDSSPVGTNVDGTATAVKDGTIEVDGKTYTVRELASQEMKNSAGATWDAATAGNAIGTWSASFGEQIDIIASNNDGMGMSMFNAWSKENKVPTFGYDANSDAVAAIAEGYGGTISQHADVQAYLTLRVLRNALDGVDIDTGIGTEDDAGNVLSSDVYKYVAEERSYYALNVAVTAENYKDFLDSTVTYAPVSNQLDATAHPEKSVWLNTYNAADNFLGSTYKPLLQKYDDLLNLKVEYVDGDGQTESNITNRLSNPSAYDAFAINMVKTDNAASYTALLNQ, from the coding sequence ATGAAGAAAGCTCTTGCACTGACCCTGGCTGCTACTATGGTTCTTGGCCTGGCTGCCTGCGGCAGCAGCGGCGGCAGCTCCGCCTCTGGTTCCGGCTCCGGCAGCGGCGGCGACAGCACCACCGTAGCCAACAAGGACAAGCCCGTTGTCTGGTACAACCGCCAGCCCTCCAATAGCTCCACCGGCGAGCTGGACATGAACGCTCTGCAGTTCAACGACAAGACCTACTACGTGGGCTTCGACGCCAACCAGGGCGCTGAGCTCCAGGGCCAGATGATCAAGGAATACATCGAGAAGGCCATCAAAGACGGCGTTGAGATCGACCGCAACGGCGACGGCGTGATCGGCTACGTGCTGGCCATCGGCGATATCGGCCACAACGACTCCATCGCCCGTACCCGCGGCGTGCGTAACGCTCTGGGCACTGCCGTTGAGAAGGACGGCGCCACCGACAGCTCCCCCGTCGGCACCAACGTGGACGGCACCGCTACTGCTGTTAAGGACGGCACCATCGAGGTCGACGGCAAGACCTACACCGTGCGTGAGCTGGCCTCTCAGGAGATGAAGAACTCCGCCGGCGCCACTTGGGACGCCGCCACCGCCGGTAACGCCATCGGCACCTGGTCCGCTTCCTTCGGTGAGCAGATCGACATCATCGCTTCCAACAACGACGGCATGGGCATGTCCATGTTCAACGCTTGGTCCAAGGAGAACAAGGTTCCCACCTTCGGCTATGACGCCAACTCCGACGCCGTTGCCGCTATCGCGGAAGGTTACGGCGGCACCATCAGCCAGCACGCTGACGTTCAGGCTTACCTGACCCTGCGCGTCCTGCGTAACGCTCTGGACGGTGTGGACATCGACACCGGTATCGGCACCGAGGATGACGCCGGCAACGTGCTCAGCTCCGACGTGTACAAGTACGTGGCTGAGGAGCGCTCCTACTACGCTCTGAACGTGGCTGTCACCGCTGAGAACTACAAGGACTTCCTGGACTCCACTGTGACCTACGCTCCCGTTTCCAACCAGCTGGATGCTACCGCTCACCCCGAGAAGTCCGTGTGGCTGAACACCTATAACGCCGCCGATAACTTCCTGGGCTCCACTTACAAGCCCCTGCTGCAGAAGTATGACGACCTGCTGAACCTGAAGGTCGAGTACGTGGACGGCGACGGCCAGACCGAGTCCAACATCACCAACCGTCTGTCCAACCCCAGCGCTTATGACGCTTTCGCCATCAACATGGTGAAGACCGACAACGCTGCTTCTTACACCGCTCTGCTGAACCAGTAA